A genomic stretch from Penaeus vannamei isolate JL-2024 chromosome 6, ASM4276789v1, whole genome shotgun sequence includes:
- the LOC113809358 gene encoding protein anon-73B1, producing the protein MAIDPSLTETDIFDEVLKYGLFLGAIFQLVCIGAVIFVPSRDDKRDGDSSDDDGSDHGSPHTSPPHRGHNQHHRRKQDKKKRR; encoded by the exons ATGGCGATCGATCCTTCTCTTACCGAAACTGATATTTTTGACGAAGTTTTGAAATATGGACTGTTTTTGGGCGCCATTTTCCAGCTGGTGTGCATAGGAGCTGTTATATTTGTGCCGAGTAGAGATGACAAGAGG GATGGAGACTCAAGTGACGATGACGGTTCTGATCACGGCTCCCCACACACGTCCCCCCCTCATCGCGGTCACAACCAGCACCACCGACGCAAgcaagacaagaagaagagacgGTGA